The following is a genomic window from Candidatus Alcyoniella australis.
ACGACGGCGCGGCCAAGTGCATCGGCGAGGTCTCGGGCGTACTGGTTCCAGGCGGGTTCGGCGAACGCGGGCACGAGGGCAAGATCGCCGCGGTGCATTACGCGCGCACCAAGGGCATCCCCTACTTCGGCATCTGTTTGGGAATGCAGATGGCGGTGGTCGAGTTCGCACGCAACGTGTGCAAGCTGCGCGCCGCCGACTCCACCGAGTTCCGGGCCAAGGCCAAGCATCCGGTGATCGACCTGATGGAGGAGCAGAAAACCGTACTCGAAATGGGCGGCACAATGCGTCTGGGCTCGTACCCCTGCAAAATCACGCAGCGCAAGAGCTTGGCCTTCGGCGCGTACAAACGCAGCGAGATCGCCGAGCGGCACCGTCACCGCTACGAGTTCAACAACGCCTATCGCGAACAGATCGAGTCGGCCGGGCTGAAAATCTCAGGTGTGTTCGAGCGCGGCGACTTGGTCGAAATCGTGGAGATCGAGGACCATCCGTGGTTCCTGGGCTGCCAGTATCACCCCGAATTCAAAAGCCGCCCGCAGCGGCCACATCCGCTGTTCGCCTCGTTCATCAAGGCCGCCCTCAAGCACAAGAGCTTCGGTAATGAGTCCGATTAAACGCCGATTACTCGAGGTCGCCCGGCGCACGATCAGGGCCGAGGCCGAGGCGGTGGCCGATCTTGAGAAGCGTATCGGTGCGGCCTTCGGCCGGGCGCTGGAGGCGATGCTGCAATGCCGCGGCAAGGTCGTGGTCACCGGCATGGGCAAGTCCGGACTGGTCGGGCAGAAGATCGCCTCGACCCTGGCCAGCACCGGCACCTCGGCGTTCTTTCTGCATTCGGCCGAGGCGGCCCACGGCGACGTGGGCATGGTGCGGCCCGAGGACGTGGTGCTGGCGCTGTCATACTCGGGCGAGACCCGCGAGCTGCTGGACCTGCTGCCCACGTTCAAACTGATCAAGGTGCCGTTGATCGCGATCACCGGCAATACCGACAGCACGCTGGCCAAGCGCGCCGACGTGGTGCTCGACGCGCAGGTGGCGCGCGAGGCCTGCCCGCTGAATTTGGCTCCGACCTCCTCGACCACCGCGGCGCTGGCCCTGGGCGACGCCCTGGCCGTGGCGCTGCTCGAGGCGCGCGGCTTCAAGGAGCAGGACTTCGCCACGCTGCATCCCGGCGGCGCATTAGGCAAACGCCTGCTGCTCAAGGTCTCGGACCTGATGCGCACGGGCGACGAGCTGCCACGCGTGGGGCCCGATGCCAAGGGCACGGACGTGCTGATGGAAATGAGCGCCAAGCGTCTGGGCATCACCGGCGTGTTCGACGAGCGCGGCCGGCTGATCGGCTGCGTATCCGACGGCGACCTGCGCCGCGGGCTTCAGCGCCTGGCCGACAAGTTCATCGACACCACGGCCGCCCAGATGATGACCAAGGGGCCCAAGACCATCGAGGCCGACGCCCTGGCCGCGCGCGCCCTGCGCACGATGGAGGACAACAACATCACCGTGTTGTTCGTCACCGCCTCGCCGCGCTCGACCAAGATCGTCGGCGCGCTGCACCTGCACGACATCCTCAAGGCGGGGTTGATTTAGTCCAATCCCAGCAGGCGGGACTCGAGCTGTCGGATGCGGTCGCGCAGCTGCGCCGCCTGTTCGAAATCCAGCTTTTTAGAGGCCGCGCGCATCTTGCGCTCCAGCGCCTCGATGGCGTCGGGGATCTTGTCCAGCGGCAGTTCCTCGTCGGTCTCCACGGGCACGGTCAAATAGTCGCGCTCAAAGATCGAGCCCATCACGTCGACGATCTGCTTGCGGATCGTCTCGGGCGTGATCCCGTGTTGCTCGTTGTACGCCAACTGCTTGGCGCGGCGACGGTCGGTCTCGTCGATCGCTCCGCGCATCGAGTTGGTGATGCGGTCGGCGTAAAAAATCACTTCGCCGTTGACGTTACGCGCGGCGCGGCCGATGGTTTGGATTAGGCTGCGCGTGGAGCGCAGGAAGCCCTCCTTATCCGCGTCGAGGATCGCCACCAGGCTGACCTCGGGCAGGTCGAGCCCCTCGCGCAACAGGTTGATGCCGATCAGCACGTCGTACTTGCCCTGGCGCAGGTCGCGCAGCAGCTCGGTGCGCTCGATGGT
Proteins encoded in this region:
- a CDS encoding KpsF/GutQ family sugar-phosphate isomerase gives rise to the protein MSPIKRRLLEVARRTIRAEAEAVADLEKRIGAAFGRALEAMLQCRGKVVVTGMGKSGLVGQKIASTLASTGTSAFFLHSAEAAHGDVGMVRPEDVVLALSYSGETRELLDLLPTFKLIKVPLIAITGNTDSTLAKRADVVLDAQVAREACPLNLAPTSSTTAALALGDALAVALLEARGFKEQDFATLHPGGALGKRLLLKVSDLMRTGDELPRVGPDAKGTDVLMEMSAKRLGITGVFDERGRLIGCVSDGDLRRGLQRLADKFIDTTAAQMMTKGPKTIEADALAARALRTMEDNNITVLFVTASPRSTKIVGALHLHDILKAGLI